In Maledivibacter sp., the genomic stretch TGGGTTAGCTATCCTGAAATGGTAAAGATGGCAGATGCAAAGCCAGTATTCGTAGAAACTTTAGAGGAAAATGGATTTAAATACACTAAAGAAAGTTTACTTGATGCCATAAACGATAATACCAAAGCCATATTTCTAAACAGTCCGAGCAATCCCACTGGAGCTGTTTATACAGAAGAAGAAATTAAAGCAATTGCTGAAATAGCAATTAAAAATAATATTTATGTTATTTCCGATGAAATTTATGAAAAATTAATTTACGATGGAAAGCATGTAAGCATTGCATCCCTTGGAGAGGATATCAAAAAGCTTACAATAGTAATTAATGGTATGTCAAAGGCCTATGCCATGACTGGTTGGAGAATAGGCTACCTAGCCGCTGATAAGGAAATAACAAAAATCATTACCAATGTACAAAGTCATGCTACATCAAATCCAAACACAATCGCCCAATATGCCAGTATCGAAGCATTAAGAGGGGATCAAGAGCCTATTAAGCAGATGATTAAGGCATTCGATGAAAGAAGAAAATATATGGCTGATAAAATTAACTCTATAGATAATTTATCATGTACAGTGCCATCGGGAGCATTCTATGTAATGGTTAATATATCAAAGCTTATTGGTAAAAACCTAGGGGGACATGACATCAAGGACTCTATGGATTTTGCTCAGTATCTTTTAGATTCCGCTAAGGTTGCTGTAATACCAGGCTCCGGGTTTGGAACTGATAATTATATTAGACTTTCCTATGCAACTTCCCTTAATAATATAAAAGAAGGATTAAATAGAATTGAAAAAGCAATAATTTCATAGATAAAGACAAATTTTAAGCTGGCCTGCTAAGAAGAGGTCAGTTTTTTATATTTACCATATATTTCATTATATTAGCAGGAAAATTATTTATAGTAGAGAATATACACATGTGTATGGTTAAGCTAGGTTTAGGACTAAGGGGAATGTTAAAATTCAGAAAAGTCATTCAATATAGGGTTTTCATAGTATAACTTAAAGTCTATACTAAAATCCCTATATAGATTTCCAAAAGTTAAATTTAATTTATGCATCTCAAAATATGCCATGTTTCTAGGGAATTTTGATGTGTATAAATTAATTGTTTAACTGGAATATCTATATATCATGTGAGGAGAATTAATATGATGAGGATAATAAAAAACGGCAAGGTATATGGGCCAGAATATCTTGGAGAAGTAGATGTTTTAATGGTCGGCAATAAGATTATGAAGATAGAAAAGGACATAGATATATCGGGGTGTTTGCTAGATGTGGAAGTAATCGATGCAAAGGATAAGATTGTAGCTCCAGGATTTATTGATCAGCATGTACATATTATTGGAGGAGGGGGAGAAGCGGGATTTCACAGCCGAACCCCAGAGGTAATGCTGTCAAAGGTTGTTGAAGCAGGAGCTACCACCATTGTAGGGCTTTTAGGAACCGATGGAAGTACAAGACATATAGAATCCCTATTAGCAAAAGCAAAGGGTTTAGAAAATGAGGGTATAACTACCTATATTCATACGGGCTCCTATGAACTGCCGAGTGTTACTCTAACGGGTAGTGTAAAAAAGGATATTATGTTTATCGATAAAGTCTTAGGTGTGAAAATTGCAATATCAGATCATCGATCATCACATATTACGAAGCAGGAGCTAATAAGGTTAGCTTCTAATGTAAGGATTGCGGGTATGCTAAGTAACAAACCGGGTATAGTTCATATGCATATGGGAAATGCAGAGGAAAAACTAGATATGGTT encodes the following:
- a CDS encoding pyridoxal phosphate-dependent aminotransferase codes for the protein MNHNLSKKNGAVSPSVTLAITAKAKKMKADGIDIVSFGAGEPDFKTPDHIRKAAIKVIEEGAIGYTPSAGLLQLKEAICEKLNKDNNLEYLPENIVVSNGAKHSIYNALGAICNPGDEVIIPVPYWVSYPEMVKMADAKPVFVETLEENGFKYTKESLLDAINDNTKAIFLNSPSNPTGAVYTEEEIKAIAEIAIKNNIYVISDEIYEKLIYDGKHVSIASLGEDIKKLTIVINGMSKAYAMTGWRIGYLAADKEITKIITNVQSHATSNPNTIAQYASIEALRGDQEPIKQMIKAFDERRKYMADKINSIDNLSCTVPSGAFYVMVNISKLIGKNLGGHDIKDSMDFAQYLLDSAKVAVIPGSGFGTDNYIRLSYATSLNNIKEGLNRIEKAIIS
- the iadA gene encoding beta-aspartyl-peptidase, producing MMRIIKNGKVYGPEYLGEVDVLMVGNKIMKIEKDIDISGCLLDVEVIDAKDKIVAPGFIDQHVHIIGGGGEAGFHSRTPEVMLSKVVEAGATTIVGLLGTDGSTRHIESLLAKAKGLENEGITTYIHTGSYELPSVTLTGSVKKDIMFIDKVLGVKIAISDHRSSHITKQELIRLASNVRIAGMLSNKPGIVHMHMGNAEEKLDMVMDIVNETDIPIKHFVPTHVTRTEELLNQAMEFAKMGGHIDITSCGELNEGKPMKPSKAVAQCIARGVPVENITMSSDGNGSMPRFDSEGNIIGLGIGSLNSQCAAFKAMVKKEGLDISTALKVITSNVAKLLEIYPVKGCIKVGSDADIVLMDEELNINMVIAKGKKMMEKGKVIVKGTFE